CATACTAGTTTATCAAGACcacttaacaaaatttgttgttttaagaCCACTCAAATCTAAACGAGCTGAGGAAGTGGCTTACACTTTGTTGGACATATTTACTTTATTAGGTGCTCCTGCCATTCTACAGTCCGACAatggcagaaaattttctaacaaaattattgaaaacttaaaaacatattggcctactttaaaaattatccatGGTAAGCCCAAGCATTCGCAAAGTCAGGGCAGTGTAGAAAGGGCTAATCAGGATATTGAAAATATGCTGACCACTTGGATGCAAGACAATGATAATTCACATTGGAGTGAGGGTATAAGATTTGTGCAACTCATGAAAAACAGAGCATTTCATGCTGGGATCAAGCAAACTCCTTATGAGGCCCTTTTTGGGTGTAAAGTAAAGATAGGACTATCGTTGCCAAATCACTTTACGCGAAGCGTCGAAACTGAAGAAGATTGGGAGAAAATCATACAGGATCTTGACCAGATTAAAGCAGATCCCAAAGCTTCTACGTTTAAACCCTGTGAGGTAAATATAGAGAAAAGTTAAGCCTCTAATAACAATTTGGAACAATGTGAAATAAGTAAGCAACCCCTAGCCAGTGCGCAAGATAAAAAATGCAGCGTCTGTTCACAAGAAACTAGTGGAGCTCATACTTGCAGGATATGCGAATGTGTCATTCACACAATTTGCGCTGTTGTTGAGCGATCAACTGACGAAGGACATGGGTCTAAAGTTCTCTGCCCTTtgtgttcaaaaaaatcagtaGCGTTAGAAAACCGTCAAATTGCTAAGGAAAATCTACAACAACAGGCAGAAAAGATGTTGAAAACGAGTGGCAAAAAATTTCCTCCAGTATCTATTGGCACCTCTGTAAGGGTTTTCGTACCAGAAGTCGATAGAGGACGTGGTGATGCGCGTAATATTATAGGAGTGGTCTTAGATAAAACTGATGACGAGCTTTATCAAATCGGTACAAAAAATGGAGTTATAAAACAATTGTATTCTAGATCTCAGTTCAATGTTTCTCCAAAAGATATGTTAGAAATCAAAGATGTACCTTGTACTGATATTTCACTACGCTCAATTGCGAATCTACAATCAAGTGGAACCGGACAAGGATTCAAAAAGTGTCTTTGCAAGAAGGGTTGTAGTTCATCAAAATGTTTgtgctttaaaaataaaatgttgtgtAATTCTAAGTGCCACTCCAGCTTACcctgcaaaaataaataagttctTCAGTTTAACGACTTTAAAGTagataaagttaataaataaccTTGGatgatctttattttttataatgtgatctgattattttaattaatggcAGTGGGGgcttttataagaaattacatttttattctcAGTTGTATTTGCCTGTCAGTTTGGCAGCAAAAATACTATATATGttcttaagtttttaaatgtaataattattaataagttttatgaaaatgttacattttataatgTGACACCTTATTATATCAATGAgagctttaataaaaaaaatcgtgtttaTGCTCGGTTTACTTactgtgttttatttttattatctaaataCGATACTACGCTATAATGTTAATTGTTATACATTTCCTAGAACCATTCAGGAATTGCATACAATGCCTAGGAAGTAAATACATTTCCTAGGAAATGcatgtattaaaaaatcgttgacaaattattttaaacatttcctAAATTGGCTCGGAATTATATACATTTCCTAGGAATTTTATAGAATTCCCAGATTTCACACATTTCCGGTAACATATATAATAGAACATCTGTAAGATTTCAAAGTGCTTTTGAACATAATCTAATGAATATTGATCGAAATTCTCCCTGTTTTCACGTCAGTCGAATGAAAAGCAGATGTAGCATAGTTCCTGTCGCCGGTTTGTGTAAAGCGTCGTCACGTCACGTCGTGCGAGTGAACAACGTACGAGAGAGGAAACAATGCAGGCAAAATGACGAATCCGTACATGTCGCGAATATTAGTCGAGTTTTGGAAAGGGGTTCTAGCAAATGCCGCTCGCTTAAACTTCAAGGCGGAATCGTCTTAATTTAGCAATTTCGTGGCGTTTCTCTCGACTAAACTTTTCGTACCACATATCGAATTTAACTATCGCGTTCTCTTCGTGCTTCGTATACAGCCGCTTTGTTTCGCACTCGGTTAATTTGACGTGTGTTGTCGACGATTGTACCCCATTAATTGGGTGGCCCTTTGTGACCCGGACGTTATTAAACTCACAAAAGGTTCTCGACGGCGTTCAATTTAAAGTCGAAACTGAATAACTCGGTCCGGTTCATTGGTTGGAGACCGCCGTAAGGCGTTTTTGTATCGCCGAAAACTTtgccttcttcttcttcttcgcaAACCGCGCCATGAAAACTTATTCAAGTCCACGAACTCGGGCTTCGGGGGcgcgaaatttattaaaacggaGCCGATGTTGTACTCCTTCTTCTCTACGTTTCGAATTAAGTTATAACAAAATCCACATCAGCCAACGCCAGCCCGACGAGCAATTTGCTGGTGTTCGTGTCTGGATTTTGTTTCCCTTGATTTATTGTCAAAGTTGTTGGCGTGTATATCGTTTTGGAGAGAAGGTTAAGTTTGGGAGCGTTAACTTTCAAACAGTTACTTCTTATTTTGCAtcgaaattaagaaataactttgtagtaaattgctttatttttaatatttaaacaactttgtgGCAACGTTCAATTATGAAAACTACTTCTTCTAGCAACCTTAATAACTGTACTAAACGACGTTGCGTGCTTCTTAACGATCCCAAGAACTATGCAATGACCACGTAGTGATTTCACGTTGACTTGGTTGTAACTTCCGTGAGAATTCTGCGAATTTGGATCAGAAATTTTCGTTcgaaatattcccgggttgaGTCAGTGTGAAGAATTGATTCCGGAAGTTGGGACGTTAATGAAACGACTGGAGGGTATAAGGTACAAATTCGGCGCAGTCACGCGCCGGCTTCGACGTGAGCCGttaaaattcatttcgttTGACAAATTTTGGCAATAAAGTCCTGGGGGCCGCGGCGAACGCGAAAGCTGCTACTAATTGCGCGATATTATCGCCGCGCCGCGCAAAATTTCGAAGTTCGAGCGGTTGTAGCCGTGTACTGCCAACCCTCTCTGTAGTTTAATTATAGAAGTTGGTATCGTCTCATTTATCTGCACGGTGTATATTCTATTTGCTCTAATGAAAATTTACATTATGTATGCTTTCCGGTCGGATCGCGGTCGCTTAgtttacatttaattaaattctcaAAGGGTTTCTTCGATTCAATCCCACACAGTTTCTagtttattatattgtttgaGAAATATCCTTGGtggatttcttttaatttttcgatcGTGCACACAATTTCCCAGACTTAGCGTAAGTACAAGCGTAAATACATTGCGCGGGTCGCATACAAAATCGCCTGCAGCAGGAACAACCTTTTTCCTTTCATTCCTTTTATTTACGAGGGTTGAGACTGGTTTAGTCACCGAGTTCTGGCTACGACACCCATGTGACGTGTCATCAGCAGGACGACAGTGCGTGCGCAcacaataattacatttaaagAATCGTTTAACCTTCGGAGTACATACATATGTACAAGGGCGTCCCCAGAGACGGTCAGAGGCGGGCCACTGCCCCCCCCCCTAGAGGCAgattggaattaaaaaaattaaagcacAATAAATATACATCTCGAGTACTGAACAACTATCGATTGGGATGTCATATTTTGATGAGGAAACCAAGGAAGTTCAAGAAGAATTCCTCGAATTCGTCAAGCTTGATGCTTTGGATGCGAAATGTATTGCAAAAGCAATAGATGAGTTTTTGGCAGAAGAAGATCTTGATCCGGACAAATGTGTCGGTTTAGAAGGTGGTGTGCAAGCAATCCTAtgcagaaaatataaaaaaagctttattCCTTCATCAAAGGAAGGTCcatcaaagatattattacaattttttcaagaatcagTTTTGAGACGCAAATTGATACCAAATTTTTCCAAGCTTTGCGAAACAAGGTGGAGCgagaaacacaaaaaatattagtgtttttaatgagaatttttctattataatGGAGGCCTTTGAAACCTCACCACGGgaagaaaataagaataattaaTGCGACTAGAAAAAATACTTATCAGCTCCATGCAGCAGCTTCTAGAGCTTCGTTTATTCTCAGCTTTATTTTGACAGCCAAATACTCGGCTATGATGGAACGAATGAAAACGTCACAAATGGAATTATTAGGGACTACTATCGTTGCAGAAAAACTTGGACTGGGAGAAGACATGAAGTCCGTGCCGCGTATTTTTGAGAGACAACAACATCAGAACAACCACCCAGCAGCAAGCCACTCAGAATTCTGGCGGAGGTCTTTAATAATACCATACTTAGACtcgattattaattcttttgaaGTTCGCTTTTCTGAAGAAAACACCCCGTCAGTTTCCTTATCTAAATTACACCCAGCTCAAATGTTAGACATGTCCCTTGAAGACCTCGTAGAAGCTGGTGAAGTCTTTTCccaattttgcaatttatcAAATATCAACAACGAAATGGAACTATGGAAAAAACTATGGCAAGATAAACCTGACTCAAAAGAATTAAGTGTTGTGGATGTCATAAAAGATGCCGACATTTTTTTCCCTGAAACGAGAAAAGCCCTTATAATTTTGGTCACTTTACCCTGCACGACATATACTGTTGAACGATCTTTTAACAGCTTGAGGACAATAAAACCTGGCTTAGAAGCACTATGGCAGAATATCGTCTTGCCATGATGAGTGTATATAGGAAGCATATTTTTGAGAACTTTgatggttttattaataatctggTTGAAGAATTCGATAAGAAGCCacgaaaattatgttttaaacaatttggtgtttttttcttcaatttttttgtccTGCCCCCTTGGCCCACTGGCTGGCGACGCCCTTGCATATGTATAAGTTGGAACATACTGTGCATTGTGCACAAAGAAATATAGGCTAGAAGCGTCAGaagacatttttttatttcataattaataataactagtCGATTACTGggtaaaacatttattttttattcaaagtttttataacaagTATTACACATTATAAGACTGTGATCATATGACTgacatataaattgtttatagtttTTCTGAACACATCTGTCAGCAGTTTTTCTATCTTGTAGAGCAAAATGAATAACGGGACCTTTTCTTAGGAGTAACAGTAGTACTACTATTGGACTGCCTTGATGTACTAGGTGTTTCGATGCCACAACGTTTCAAATTGTGTTTCACTGGTTCCTCTAATGTTTGTATTGTATTTCTTCTTTTCATGTGTTGTTCAAGGGGAATGACAGCAGTTCTTATAAAATGTCGTCCGCcatgttttttatcttttattgtgTCTGGATTCGTGCTGTTGTACAATACTAATGCATTTACAGCAAATATATTTAGCATATGATAGAATATGGTCATTGGTCACCTCCTCGTTGCTCTTTGCACTGAATATGCACTGCATAACGTGTCCAATGTATCGATTCTTCCTTTGGTACTATTATAGAATAACATTTCttctagttttttttgtttctggaTCTATAGTGGTTGCTCTGTCATGAAATGTACTGAAAAGAACCacgattttgtttattttgtggACGTAAGAAAGTACTTTTGATTATAGAGGGACTAAATCCCTCTATATTTGAGTACAAAAGACGactcttctattctttttTAGTGTGTCCACAAgggtgattttttttcaagaagACTTTGTCCTAGAGAAATACAAGTGTACTAGTTATCAGTAGTTAAATTTCGACCTGTATTATGTATTGGTTACGTGATTTCCATAACAACTTTGTGGGCCAGATCCTTTGCAACTCTATTGCCTTCCTTACCGGCATATACTTTTCTTCTTAAGAAATGAAAGGTGCGAGCACAACAGAtacgaaaaacttttataccaTATTTGGCTGGTTTCTTTGAGAGGTATTGTATAAAACTATACCTTCCTCTAAATCAGTGTTTTCCAACGATTGCCCCAACGATGCCCCatctaaatctttaaaaaatttctatgTCCCcccatatacagtgtgtttctgtaagtcgcggcataattttaataacaaatactagagtcaaaatgatgattcctgtaaaaatttttagtctaaacccataaatggctaaacattttcttaaatattttcaatatggtttgttttagaaaaataaaattgtaataaaacttttgaaaatatgcaacCACAAGATCAAtgttatacaggctgttcagaaaggttatttccttaaaactttgttattaTGTAACTCTTAAATTTTACAAGTGAATCTTAAAGCCTAtctcttcttttcttttcttcttacAGCCTTTTTAATCGTAGGTGCCTATGAAAACAAATTGTAACTGGAGCTGTATATGCAACGTTTTAGTAACAAATCGTTTTTGGTACGAAATCCGCATTCAATTAAATATGAAGATGGAAACGGCAACAATAGTTCTCTTGCGCATTTAATTACATTTGGATATTTAATTTCGGTTTCTTCACAAAGCCATATCGTTCCTGTTATATCAAACAAAGGTTTATTAGACTCATCATTCTGCATTTCTACGAGTTCTTCTTGATGCTGCATATTTGAGATGTCAGACAAATCTACTAATATTTGTTGCATCATCCagatttgaaattgaattgattttaaattcgtTGATAAAATGTTCAGATGATCgacaataacattttataactgactttaatatttcatttttttaaatggaaatgtTTTTAGCTACCAAGTTTTTCCTGTAAATAATATAATGAACAAAAAGCTTTTCTGGAGTTTCAtcttttatcaattttagCCAACCATTTTTCTTCCCCATCATATGGCTTGCAGTAGCATCAGTTGGCTAGTTTGAAATGCAGAGAAGAAGATCGCTATATTCCTTATGTCTAAACTATAATATAATGACAGAAGGCGATTTGctgattttttatttgttcaaCAGTGTGACTTGACGCCATTTATGTTtagttttcatttttctttggAGAACCCTTACGGACATGTTTATTGGAGTTTCTGGGGAAACTTTACTTGTAAGATTCGTGGAccttttgattttatttttttactgcgttagtaaatagcttctatttttcactttTGTTCTATGGTGAGGTGGAAGATCAGTACATATTGAACCTCATCATAAGTTTGATCATCATAGTTATTTATCTTAGGCATTTGGTtgttacattattattatattaggAGCACCATCTGCAGCACAAGATGTTATATTCTTCATTGGAATGTTATTGACATCTGAGTAAGATTTTAACTTAGgtattatatatatatctttGGAGATAGTGGTATTTTCTAATGATTTACACAACATTTCTTCAGCAAAATCACCTTTATCAATACATCTTACATAAGTCAAAAGTACGGCCTCACTGTCTCTCAAAGTTGATTCATCCAGTTGCAGGGAAAATGTTCTTGTTTTCAGATTTTCAATAAGTtgcatttcaatattttcactTATTTCATCTATTCTTCTGCTAACAGTATTGttacttacaagggaagtgtcacaactgtgtctcaccgatttcgatgcaatttggtacagtcatagaatgggccaaaataaggttcgcacatttttttatacgtgcggtaaaagcccctggggcgagttataggggttgaaagtttggagaaaaagtacgttttcacttatattttgaaaacgaaaagtgctatcaaaatttggtaaattgtaactgatattcattttaaaagagctttcttttgatgtgtcacacatatagcagagggttaaaaagggcgaactacccctatttttttggaattatttaaaaaccaccctatcgattttggcggcattaagtatacttctagtgcgttcaaaaatattagttaagggttttttcccattcgccctagatcaaccccagcgaagttacgggggttaacatgtaagcacttttcgtaagaatgatgtgataaaattgtcaggtattttgaaaatactttaaacaaaaccgtaaattagtcgcacaataaaatgtttagtgtaaaataaggcataatacaccatataggggttgttggggttatccacccccttaaaaattaattctatcccgggcgttatttgtcgattacggcgaaatttggtactgtgtttgttttatatttgaagtaaaaatttttgaaaatggttataagggttacaaattaggggtagttttttgtttatacctcgaagatgaaaactgccatcgtaactgtggtattgttttttaaaaatctatctatcgatgttccacgaggtaaactaccctcattttctttaaataataaatataaaactactagataaataagatattttatttatttatgagttaaaaagcaactgacaaaaaaaatagttcaatataccaaagaagtttattctacattactaattgacgttttttatgtattatattaattttcaatattaaatttatttttattctacgtagtgttggcaaaaatgaaagtcgtggaaaaaatgttttaaacataaggattttttacaccatgcacatgttatgaccgctatatccccacagatatcacacgttggcttctcactcgaaaggcaaacttccacgggattttcaaaatggtctggtctctcctctatatagccacttgcaaaccatgcgtatttaaaaacatttataaaccgaggggaagccaactggttatgcgtcaacgattgcaattttaatatgttatccctctgatgtaaattgacatcatactggtaaagaataatctgatcagagaatcttctaataaaatttttccatattctgaaaccaaatacatctaggggctgtatttgacctgttgtccctgcaggtatagataaatgtttaaaattagtacctgatggagttatttcactaataacttcaggacaatggccactccaagaatctaataataataatgatttagaacc
This region of Onthophagus taurus isolate NC chromosome 3, IU_Otau_3.0, whole genome shotgun sequence genomic DNA includes:
- the LOC139429335 gene encoding KRAB-A domain-containing protein 2-like; the protein is MENPRLTTSRKLTSGKNTVYIDDERYKLLLEEVTTAKITAKKTPRDYWLLRRYDVLTIHQNNKLIFPVKDTGSNILYYVCDNELFDILHEAHIRIGHGGRDRMMKEVWSHYKNITRKDIETYIQLCEPCQQNQKGIKKGITVKPIISSEFNSRCQVDLIDFQSQPDGENKFILVYQDHLTKFVVLRPLKSKRAEEVAYTLLDIFTLLGAPAILQSDNGRKFSNKIIENLKTYWPTLKIIHGKPKHSQSQGSVERANQDIENMLTTWMQDNDNSHWSEGIRFVQLMKNRAFHAGIKQTPYEALFGCKVKIGLSLPNHFTRSVETEEDWEKIIQDLDQIKADPKASTFKPCEQPLASAQDKKCSVCSQETSGAHTCRICECVIHTICAVVERSTDEGHGSKVLCPLCSKKSVALENRQIAKENLQQQAEKMLKTSGKKFPPVSIGTSVRVFVPEVDRGRGDARNIIGVVLDKTDDELYQIGTKNGVIKQLYSRSQFNVSPKDMLEIKDVPCTDISLRSIANLQSSGTGQGFKKCLCKKGCSSSKCLCFKNKMLCNSKCHSSLPCKNK